A window from Gemmatimonadales bacterium encodes these proteins:
- a CDS encoding TldD/PmbA family protein, translated as MSAILTRDEMKAITDRVLALSHAESCRVSVNSGLQANTRFAANQFSTGGESVNASVSVRSTFGRRSASSSTNLLTDAGLQRVVQSSEALARLAPEDAEAMPELEPQTYRDVPAFFDTTANLDAAGRAEATMAVLGPSRRENLQAAGFLAQNAGSLAVANHRGLFGYHRSTAFGYTTTVRTADGTGSGWAGTSHNDWGQAHPSELAAIALRKARDSRNPVAIEPGRYTVVLEPTAVANLVQLLAGAMSARQADEGRSFFSKRGGGNKIGEPVVDPRVTLFSDPWDPDLLAAPFGGDGQPNERVTWVENGVLRNLNYDRFWAQRQNVRPTGGGFGGFGGGGGGLKMVGGEASLDDLIRSTDRGVLVTRFWYIRGLDPRTALYTGLTRDGTFLIENGRVTRAVKNFRFNESPVTMLSNLEMLGRPVRVSASESGDIGGAIVVPAIKTRDFNFQSVSDAV; from the coding sequence GTGAGCGCGATCCTGACGCGGGACGAGATGAAGGCGATCACCGACCGGGTGCTGGCCTTGAGCCATGCCGAGTCGTGCCGGGTGAGCGTCAACTCCGGGCTCCAAGCCAACACGCGCTTCGCGGCCAACCAGTTCTCGACCGGCGGCGAGTCGGTGAACGCCTCCGTCAGCGTCCGCTCGACCTTCGGGCGCCGGAGCGCGTCCTCCTCGACCAACCTCCTCACCGACGCCGGGCTCCAGCGGGTGGTCCAGTCGTCGGAAGCGCTGGCGCGGCTCGCCCCGGAAGACGCCGAGGCGATGCCGGAGCTGGAGCCGCAGACCTATCGCGACGTGCCGGCGTTCTTCGACACCACGGCGAACCTCGACGCCGCCGGCCGGGCCGAGGCGACCATGGCGGTGCTGGGTCCATCGCGCCGGGAGAACCTCCAGGCGGCGGGCTTCCTGGCGCAGAACGCCGGGTCGCTCGCGGTGGCGAACCACCGCGGGCTCTTCGGCTACCATCGGTCAACGGCGTTCGGGTACACCACTACGGTGCGCACGGCGGACGGCACCGGCTCGGGGTGGGCGGGCACCTCGCACAACGATTGGGGGCAGGCGCACCCCTCCGAGCTGGCGGCGATCGCGCTGCGCAAGGCGCGCGACTCGCGCAACCCGGTCGCGATCGAGCCGGGCCGCTACACGGTCGTCCTCGAGCCCACGGCGGTGGCGAACCTGGTCCAGCTGCTGGCGGGCGCCATGAGCGCGCGCCAGGCGGACGAGGGGCGGTCGTTCTTCTCCAAGCGCGGGGGCGGGAACAAGATCGGCGAGCCGGTGGTGGACCCGCGGGTCACGCTGTTCTCCGATCCGTGGGACCCGGACCTGCTCGCGGCGCCCTTCGGCGGCGACGGGCAGCCCAACGAGCGGGTGACGTGGGTGGAGAACGGCGTGCTTCGGAACCTCAACTACGACCGGTTCTGGGCGCAGCGGCAGAACGTCCGGCCCACCGGCGGCGGCTTCGGTGGTTTCGGTGGTGGCGGCGGGGGCCTCAAGATGGTCGGGGGCGAGGCGTCGCTCGACGACCTCATCCGCTCGACCGACCGCGGCGTCCTGGTCACGCGCTTCTGGTACATTCGCGGCCTCGATCCCAGGACGGCCCTCTACACCGGTCTCACGCGCGACGGGACCTTCCTGATCGAGAACGGGCGCGTCACGCGGGCGGTCAAGAACTTCCGGTTCAACGAGAGTCCGGTGACGATGCTGTCCAACCTCGAGATGCTCGGCAGGCCGGTGCGCGTCTCGGCGTCAGAGTCCGGAGACATCGGCGGCGCCATCGTCGTGCCGGCGATCAAGACGCGCGATTTCAACTTCCAGTCGGTCTCCGACGCGGTCTGA
- the mltG gene encoding endolytic transglycosylase MltG, which produces MRARRVSPLLVLLAAACAEPAPTALRANVYIPRGSSLAAVTDSLVAHRVVTSSWQFRMYARVRGLARRVRPGLYEFAEGERWTTIVSALESGRTHDFLFTVPEGLTVAEIADLAAEKLRLARDSIRTAVRDSFLAAARDPALRQEFGIDLPRGVKEPLEGYLLPETYRVAYDETPRDLVMQMTRQFFHLWDTAWDRRAEELDLTRHQAVTLASIVESEARIGSERRLIAGVYLNRLRRRMLLQADPTVIYALDKPVRRVLFRHLKIRSPYNTYLHPGLPPGPISNPGRASLEATLNPQEHNLLFFVARPDGRHMFSRTPGEHVDSVAVSRVLRTAFEKTRDSLAALGWGGGRDTLRP; this is translated from the coding sequence ATGCGCGCCCGTAGGGTCTCGCCGCTGCTGGTGCTGCTCGCCGCCGCCTGCGCCGAGCCCGCGCCCACCGCGCTCAGGGCCAACGTCTACATCCCGCGCGGCTCCTCGTTGGCGGCCGTCACCGATTCGCTCGTCGCTCACCGCGTCGTGACCTCATCGTGGCAGTTCCGGATGTACGCGCGCGTTCGCGGCCTGGCTCGCCGGGTGCGACCGGGGCTGTACGAGTTCGCCGAGGGGGAGCGCTGGACCACCATCGTGAGTGCGCTGGAGAGCGGTCGCACGCACGATTTCCTGTTCACGGTGCCCGAGGGGCTCACGGTGGCCGAGATCGCCGACCTCGCGGCCGAGAAACTGCGGCTGGCGCGCGACTCGATCCGTACCGCGGTGCGGGACTCGTTCCTCGCCGCGGCGCGCGATCCCGCCCTGCGCCAGGAGTTCGGCATCGACCTGCCGCGCGGCGTCAAGGAACCGCTCGAAGGCTATCTGCTCCCGGAGACGTACCGCGTCGCCTACGACGAGACGCCCCGGGACCTGGTGATGCAGATGACGCGCCAGTTCTTCCATCTTTGGGACACCGCCTGGGACCGGCGCGCGGAAGAGCTCGATCTCACCCGCCACCAGGCCGTGACGCTGGCGAGCATCGTCGAGTCGGAGGCGCGGATCGGGTCGGAGCGGCGCCTCATCGCCGGGGTCTACCTCAACCGGCTGCGGCGGCGCATGCTGCTCCAGGCCGACCCCACCGTGATCTACGCGCTCGACAAGCCGGTCCGCCGCGTCCTCTTCCGCCATCTCAAGATCCGCTCCCCGTACAACACGTATCTCCATCCGGGGCTTCCGCCGGGGCCCATCTCCAACCCCGGCCGGGCGAGCCTCGAGGCGACGCTGAACCCGCAGGAGCACAACCTCCTTTTCTTCGTGGCGAGACCCGACGGGCGCCACATGTTCTCGCGCACTCCGGGGGAACACGTGGACTCGGTGGCGGTGTCGAGGGTGCTGCGCACCGCGTTCGAGAAGACCCGCGACAGCCTCGCGGCGCTCGGGTGGGGGGGGGGGCGCGACACGCTGCGCCCATGA
- a CDS encoding class I SAM-dependent rRNA methyltransferase, translating into MKPAATVTVTPKGVGGLRAGHPWIYRTDLRETEAASAGLVHLADERGKPLGTALYSPASEIRARWLAPAGVTVDAAWWRGMIRASLERRAGITDTAYRVVHAEGDGLPSLMLDRYGDYAVAQLLSAGLEAVRGDVIDAIRVVLAPKGLLLRNDAPVRERERLPRGVEPVFGEVPERVEFVEGGLTFAAAPWTGQKTGAFLDQRENHALVRRHARGRCLDGFAYHGGFALHLAAGGATDVTAIESSADALRGLTENAARNGITNVRGVEVNAFDWLKPEAGSGARYDVIVLDPPAFAKDKRSLPRAMAGYKELNLRAMQLLAPGGHLFTASCSHHVHRGDFFAMLADAAADSGRRLALVEIRGASSDHPELITVPETGYLKAALLRAVD; encoded by the coding sequence TTGAAGCCCGCGGCGACCGTCACGGTCACGCCGAAGGGGGTCGGCGGGCTGCGGGCCGGCCACCCCTGGATCTATCGCACCGACCTGCGCGAGACGGAGGCCGCTTCGGCGGGCCTGGTGCACCTCGCGGACGAGCGCGGCAAGCCGCTCGGTACGGCACTCTACTCGCCCGCTTCGGAGATCCGCGCCCGATGGCTCGCCCCCGCCGGCGTGACGGTGGACGCGGCGTGGTGGCGCGGGATGATCCGCGCCTCACTGGAACGCCGAGCCGGCATCACCGACACGGCTTATCGCGTCGTGCACGCCGAAGGGGACGGACTCCCGTCGCTGATGCTGGACCGCTATGGCGACTACGCCGTCGCCCAGCTGCTGTCGGCGGGGCTTGAGGCGGTCCGCGGTGACGTGATCGACGCGATCCGCGTAGTGCTCGCGCCGAAGGGCCTCCTGCTCCGCAACGACGCGCCGGTGCGCGAGCGCGAGCGGTTGCCGCGCGGCGTGGAGCCGGTCTTCGGCGAGGTCCCCGAACGCGTGGAGTTCGTGGAGGGCGGGCTCACGTTCGCCGCCGCGCCGTGGACGGGCCAGAAGACCGGCGCGTTCCTCGACCAGCGCGAGAACCACGCGCTGGTGCGCCGACATGCGCGCGGGCGCTGCCTGGACGGGTTCGCGTATCACGGCGGCTTCGCCCTGCACCTCGCGGCCGGCGGCGCGACCGACGTCACGGCCATCGAAAGCTCGGCCGACGCACTGCGCGGGCTGACGGAGAACGCGGCGCGCAACGGGATCACCAACGTGCGTGGGGTCGAGGTCAACGCGTTCGACTGGCTCAAGCCGGAAGCGGGGAGCGGCGCGCGCTACGACGTGATCGTGCTCGACCCGCCCGCCTTCGCGAAGGACAAGCGGTCGCTGCCGCGGGCCATGGCCGGCTACAAGGAGCTGAACCTGCGCGCGATGCAACTGCTCGCGCCGGGAGGGCACCTCTTCACCGCGTCATGCTCGCACCACGTCCACCGCGGCGACTTCTTCGCGATGCTCGCTGACGCCGCGGCTGACAGTGGGCGGCGCCTTGCGCTGGTCGAGATCCGCGGTGCCTCTTCCGATCACCCGGAACTCATCACGGTCCCCGAAACAGGCTACCTCAAGGCGGCGCTGCTCCGGGCCGTGGACTAG
- the ruvX gene encoding Holliday junction resolvase RuvX, with protein sequence AVDWGTKHFGVAISDPSRLIAQPLTTLSRRAHHRAPVAKVVALAEEHGVTDVVVGLPLTPEGEEGESAREARAFGEAIAARSGRKVSFVDERLSTAHAIKSARRAGVKDKDSRARIDQMAAVAILQSWLDAQRGHARP encoded by the coding sequence CGCCGTGGACTGGGGCACCAAGCACTTCGGCGTAGCGATCTCCGACCCGAGCCGTCTCATCGCACAACCTCTGACGACCCTGAGCCGGCGCGCGCACCATCGTGCGCCGGTGGCCAAGGTAGTGGCGCTGGCCGAAGAACACGGCGTGACGGACGTCGTGGTCGGCCTGCCGCTCACGCCGGAGGGGGAGGAGGGTGAATCGGCCCGCGAGGCGCGAGCGTTCGGCGAGGCGATCGCGGCGCGTTCGGGCCGGAAGGTCAGCTTCGTGGACGAGCGGCTCTCCACGGCGCACGCGATCAAGTCGGCGCGTCGGGCGGGCGTGAAGGACAAGGACTCACGCGCGCGCATCGACCAGATGGCGGCCGTCGCGATCCTCCAGTCATGGCTCGATGCACAGCGGGGTCATGCGCGCCCGTAG
- a CDS encoding alpha/beta fold hydrolase — MRASHLFLAAVTFIPPLDCQAQTGAFRVLQGGREIANEVYRWSGTTLEATADVGAVGRRLVARTVYDDRFEPVEYVLHVYQIATGEELQGVRATFGADSVSWVTSGQNANPGSRPIGRPRTVMQNLLFSHVDAMVRRPAVRAGGQETVSTFLVDNAAVLDVALARTGSQASVTIAGTTVTVALTPEGSMDSATVPSQTLVVQRAPAESVSASRPLEYRAAAPPPAGVVEEQFTWVNGQQRLAGTMTRPAAATGPVPVVLIIAGSGPTDGDGNNAMGLRTDTYKKLAWDLAARGIASVRYDKRGLGGSSVLASSAPVTFDDFADDAVAGARALAADGRFSRVVLIGHSEGAGLATRAANRGAPVAGVVMMAGLGRPFRAVLHEQLAGQMDAAGVAEFERLMDAYLGDGPMPEIRTELRVLFPPSARRFVQTALDIDPAGEARRLRVPLLVLQGATDIQVRVADAEALRAARPDADVRIIPAANHLFVRAERADAAAQAATYTDPTLPLVPELVPAVVGFVMRVAR; from the coding sequence ATGCGGGCATCGCACCTTTTCCTCGCCGCCGTGACGTTCATCCCGCCGCTCGACTGCCAGGCCCAGACGGGCGCGTTCCGCGTGCTCCAGGGTGGACGCGAGATCGCGAACGAGGTCTACCGCTGGAGCGGCACGACGCTCGAGGCGACGGCGGACGTGGGCGCCGTGGGCCGCCGCCTCGTCGCGCGGACGGTGTACGACGACCGGTTCGAGCCGGTCGAGTACGTCCTGCACGTCTACCAGATCGCCACCGGCGAGGAGCTTCAGGGGGTGCGGGCCACCTTCGGCGCCGACTCGGTGTCGTGGGTGACCTCGGGCCAGAATGCGAACCCGGGCTCGCGTCCCATCGGGCGGCCTCGCACGGTGATGCAGAACCTGCTGTTCTCGCACGTCGACGCGATGGTGCGGCGGCCGGCCGTCCGCGCCGGAGGCCAGGAGACCGTATCCACCTTCCTGGTGGACAACGCGGCCGTGCTGGACGTCGCGCTCGCCCGCACGGGGTCGCAGGCGAGCGTCACGATCGCGGGCACGACGGTCACCGTGGCGCTCACGCCCGAAGGCTCCATGGACTCGGCGACGGTCCCGTCGCAGACGCTCGTGGTCCAGCGCGCGCCCGCCGAGAGCGTCAGCGCGTCGCGGCCGCTCGAGTATCGAGCCGCGGCGCCGCCGCCGGCGGGAGTCGTCGAGGAGCAGTTCACGTGGGTCAACGGCCAACAACGGCTGGCCGGCACGATGACACGCCCGGCCGCCGCGACCGGACCCGTGCCGGTCGTGCTCATCATCGCGGGCTCGGGGCCCACCGACGGCGACGGCAACAATGCGATGGGCCTCAGGACCGATACCTACAAGAAGCTGGCGTGGGACCTGGCCGCGCGCGGGATAGCGAGCGTGCGTTATGACAAGAGAGGGCTGGGCGGAAGCTCCGTTCTTGCGAGCAGTGCGCCGGTCACCTTCGACGACTTCGCGGATGACGCGGTGGCCGGGGCCCGCGCGCTCGCGGCGGACGGCCGCTTCTCGCGGGTCGTGCTCATCGGCCACAGTGAGGGCGCCGGACTCGCGACGCGCGCGGCCAACCGCGGGGCGCCCGTCGCCGGCGTAGTGATGATGGCCGGCCTCGGCCGGCCGTTCCGCGCGGTGCTGCACGAGCAGCTCGCCGGCCAGATGGATGCCGCGGGGGTCGCCGAGTTCGAGCGCCTCATGGACGCCTACCTGGGCGACGGTCCGATGCCGGAGATCCGTACCGAGCTGCGCGTGCTATTCCCGCCATCGGCGCGGCGCTTCGTCCAGACCGCGCTCGACATCGACCCCGCCGGCGAGGCGCGGCGCCTCCGCGTGCCGCTGCTGGTGCTCCAGGGAGCGACCGACATCCAGGTCCGGGTGGCCGACGCCGAGGCGCTGCGCGCCGCGCGACCGGACGCGGACGTGCGCATCATCCCCGCGGCCAATCACCTTTTCGTGCGCGCGGAGCGGGCGGACGCGGCCGCTCAGGCGGCGACGTACACCGACCCGACGCTGCCACTGGTGCCGGAGCTGGTGCCGGCGGTGGTGGGCTTCGTGATGCGGGTGGCGCGCTGA
- a CDS encoding cation diffusion facilitator family transporter, whose protein sequence is MTASRSVAIQRVFLGLLIANLAVVGAKVAIGTRTGSLSVLGDSIHASVDALNNIIFIALMRLAGSAPDEDHPYGHGKFEVLGALGIVVFLSVSCFELLKGAAWRLLSGAPSPILTNFDLALLGATLAVNMWVAWYEASRGRALGSELLLADAAHTRADVFITVGVIGGAVLARAGVRNVDPVVAIVITFLIVRIGYQIVRRAVPILVDEVAREPGKIRATAEGVQGVEAAYHIRSRSSAGVIFAELTIGVAGALAVERAHEIADAVETRLKNDLSLDEVVVHIEPC, encoded by the coding sequence ATGACAGCGTCGCGCTCCGTCGCGATCCAGCGCGTCTTCCTTGGCCTCCTGATCGCCAACCTGGCGGTCGTGGGGGCCAAGGTCGCGATCGGGACCAGGACCGGATCGCTGTCGGTCCTGGGCGACTCCATCCACGCCTCGGTGGACGCGCTCAACAACATCATCTTCATCGCGCTGATGCGGCTCGCGGGCTCGGCTCCCGACGAGGACCACCCATATGGCCACGGCAAGTTCGAGGTCCTGGGGGCCCTGGGCATCGTCGTCTTCCTCTCCGTTTCGTGCTTCGAGCTGCTGAAGGGCGCGGCGTGGCGGCTGCTGAGCGGCGCTCCCTCGCCCATCCTCACCAACTTCGACCTGGCCCTCCTGGGCGCCACGCTCGCGGTGAACATGTGGGTGGCCTGGTATGAGGCCAGTCGAGGCCGCGCGCTGGGGAGCGAGCTGCTCCTGGCCGACGCGGCCCACACCCGCGCCGACGTCTTCATCACGGTGGGCGTGATCGGCGGCGCGGTGCTGGCCCGCGCGGGCGTCCGGAACGTGGACCCCGTCGTGGCGATCGTCATCACCTTCCTCATCGTGCGGATCGGCTACCAGATCGTTCGGCGCGCGGTGCCGATACTGGTGGACGAGGTCGCGCGGGAGCCCGGGAAGATCCGCGCCACCGCCGAGGGCGTGCAGGGCGTGGAGGCGGCCTATCACATCCGCTCCCGCTCCTCCGCGGGCGTCATCTTCGCCGAGCTGACGATAGGTGTCGCGGGCGCGCTCGCGGTCGAGCGGGCGCACGAGATCGCCGACGCGGTCGAGACCCGTCTCAAGAACGACCTCTCGCTCGACGAGGTCGTGGTGCACATCGAGCCGTGCTGA
- a CDS encoding PHP domain-containing protein yields MHLDLHLHSTCSDGSLAPAALVQAARRAGLHAIALTDHDTTAGISPARRAAGADGGPIVIAGVELTSSLDGAEVHLLGYGVDPDHASLAAFTDRAARTRSERVAAIVSRLQALGVGITSEDVTVEEGCASVGRPHIARALVRVGAVPNFQEAFNRYIRDGAPAFVPSHGPDVREAIAAGREAGGCSVWAHPRLEDAKAFARLAEAGLGGVEALRPSMDPAVSIALELEARVHSLIVTGGSDWHGGARPALGSWYVTEKHVGAFLDRIGISV; encoded by the coding sequence ATGCACCTCGACCTGCACCTGCACTCGACCTGCTCCGACGGGTCGCTCGCGCCGGCGGCGCTGGTCCAGGCCGCCCGCCGGGCCGGCCTGCACGCCATCGCCCTGACCGATCACGACACCACGGCGGGAATCAGCCCCGCGCGCCGGGCGGCGGGGGCCGACGGTGGTCCGATCGTGATCGCCGGCGTCGAGCTGACGAGCAGCCTGGACGGGGCCGAGGTCCATCTGCTGGGATACGGAGTGGACCCGGACCACGCGAGCCTGGCCGCGTTCACGGATCGGGCGGCGAGGACGCGGAGCGAGAGGGTTGCCGCGATCGTCTCGCGCCTCCAGGCGCTCGGGGTGGGAATCACGTCGGAGGATGTGACGGTCGAGGAAGGGTGCGCGTCCGTGGGCCGGCCTCACATCGCCCGGGCGCTGGTTCGAGTAGGCGCCGTGCCCAACTTCCAGGAGGCGTTCAACCGCTACATCCGTGACGGCGCACCGGCGTTCGTGCCGAGCCACGGCCCGGATGTGCGCGAAGCGATCGCTGCCGGGAGGGAGGCTGGAGGGTGCAGTGTTTGGGCGCACCCGCGGCTCGAGGACGCGAAGGCGTTCGCGCGGCTCGCGGAGGCCGGCCTGGGAGGCGTCGAAGCGCTGCGGCCGTCCATGGACCCCGCGGTGTCCATCGCCCTGGAGCTGGAGGCTCGGGTCCACAGCCTGATCGTCACCGGAGGGTCGGACTGGCACGGCGGGGCGAGGCCCGCGCTGGGAAGTTGGTATGTGACGGAGAAGCACGTGGGGGCTTTTCTTGATAGGATCGGGATTTCCGTATGA
- the thiE gene encoding thiamine phosphate synthase, which translates to MTYSGLAEALRLIVILDVDAARGRDPAELAGQAAKGGATMLQVRAKRLSASDLAKVVRRVIAAAGGVPVTVNDRLDVALATSASGCHLGQDDFPIAEARLMVPPGFILGGSAGNESEARLAAAEGAHYLGIGPIHVTGNKPDAGEAIGVEGFARIREAAPSLPAVAIGGVTAADVAALLEAGAAGIAVIGAVLGAEDVEAATRKMREALKNERR; encoded by the coding sequence ATGACCTACAGTGGCCTCGCCGAGGCGTTGCGCCTCATCGTCATCCTCGACGTGGACGCGGCACGAGGGCGCGATCCCGCGGAGCTCGCGGGCCAGGCGGCGAAGGGCGGAGCGACGATGCTCCAGGTGCGTGCGAAACGGCTCTCGGCGAGCGATCTCGCGAAGGTGGTGCGGCGCGTCATCGCCGCGGCGGGCGGTGTTCCCGTGACGGTGAACGACCGGCTCGACGTCGCCCTTGCGACGAGCGCCTCCGGATGCCATCTGGGCCAGGACGACTTCCCGATCGCCGAAGCGCGGCTGATGGTCCCACCCGGATTCATCCTGGGCGGCTCGGCGGGCAATGAATCGGAAGCGCGGCTCGCGGCCGCCGAGGGCGCTCACTACCTCGGCATCGGCCCGATACATGTCACGGGCAACAAGCCGGATGCGGGTGAGGCCATAGGTGTGGAGGGCTTCGCGCGGATACGCGAGGCCGCGCCGTCGCTCCCCGCCGTGGCGATCGGCGGGGTCACCGCGGCGGACGTCGCGGCGCTGCTCGAGGCCGGGGCCGCCGGGATCGCGGTGATCGGGGCGGTGTTGGGCGCGGAGGATGTGGAGGCGGCGACCCGGAAGATGAGAGAGGCGTTGAAGAACGAAAGGCGTTGA
- a CDS encoding FHA domain-containing protein, whose product MILHDERRRTDVTIEPAGARIGRDPALDVTFPDDESLVSALHARLWREGDGSWWIQDLGSTNGTWLNGRKLAASERLRSGDRFSLGQRGPGFRVTVPGEIKRTQQERPIDVSQPLLRLRRVSGGEDLIGMGDEILVGRAATCTIPLRTVADTVVSKRHAVVEIAGDGAATITDLESKNGTFVNGTQIIGKAMLRVGDRIMLGWHGPLFEVRILGPAMMAEGEGAAYHPELQPPKTLAGMVQAAQSMAREGGAVKTGVFMRAMARQMARESSVAFRVTVLGGMVGFFAAAIYVYQAAAKRTAAAESRLASTEHALAVQIREASEQRRRAQDELISLQRDLASARRSSVNRAVIDSLERRLRAAETRAARPEPEGGSGASADFARVALENQRAVGLVIVRTGIDSVMGSGFVITPSGYFVTNRHVVQGDAGATPRSIDVIMADTRTPLPADLIAVSAPNEPDIAVLRIRNYRGDVVRSVDWQGTGVHQGGPAALIGFPYGTQLAFDQTRFVRTSMFAGIISQVTAEYIRFGGTTFRGASGSPIFNAEGTVIAVHFGGLSEGQGLGFSVPVRRVLRYLPADARAEVGH is encoded by the coding sequence GTGATCCTCCACGACGAACGCCGCAGGACCGACGTCACCATCGAGCCCGCCGGCGCCCGCATCGGCCGCGATCCGGCGCTCGACGTCACCTTCCCCGACGACGAGAGCCTCGTCAGCGCCCTCCACGCACGGCTCTGGCGCGAGGGCGACGGCAGTTGGTGGATCCAGGACCTCGGCAGCACCAACGGCACCTGGCTCAACGGCCGGAAGCTCGCGGCATCCGAGCGGCTCCGCAGCGGCGACCGCTTCTCCCTCGGCCAACGGGGCCCGGGCTTCCGGGTCACGGTGCCGGGTGAGATCAAGCGCACCCAGCAGGAGAGACCGATCGACGTCTCGCAGCCGCTGCTCCGGCTCCGCCGGGTGTCGGGAGGCGAGGACCTGATCGGGATGGGCGACGAGATCCTCGTCGGCCGCGCGGCGACGTGCACCATCCCGCTCCGCACGGTGGCCGACACCGTCGTCTCCAAGCGGCACGCCGTCGTGGAGATCGCCGGGGACGGCGCGGCCACCATCACCGACCTCGAGAGCAAGAACGGCACGTTCGTCAACGGCACCCAGATCATCGGCAAGGCGATGCTGCGCGTCGGCGACCGCATCATGCTCGGCTGGCACGGCCCCCTCTTCGAGGTCCGCATCCTCGGCCCGGCGATGATGGCGGAGGGGGAGGGCGCGGCGTACCACCCCGAACTCCAGCCGCCCAAGACCCTCGCCGGCATGGTGCAGGCCGCCCAGTCCATGGCGCGCGAGGGTGGGGCGGTCAAGACCGGCGTCTTCATGCGGGCGATGGCGCGGCAGATGGCGCGCGAGTCGTCGGTCGCGTTCCGGGTGACCGTCCTCGGAGGAATGGTCGGCTTCTTCGCCGCGGCCATCTACGTGTACCAGGCGGCCGCGAAGCGCACCGCGGCGGCCGAATCGAGGCTGGCATCCACCGAGCACGCGCTCGCGGTACAGATCCGGGAGGCCAGCGAGCAGCGGCGGCGCGCGCAGGACGAGCTCATCAGCCTCCAGCGCGACCTCGCGTCGGCGCGCCGGTCGAGCGTGAACCGCGCGGTCATCGACAGCCTCGAACGCAGGCTTCGCGCGGCCGAGACGCGTGCCGCTCGGCCGGAACCGGAGGGCGGCTCTGGCGCCTCCGCCGACTTCGCGCGCGTCGCGCTCGAGAACCAGCGCGCCGTGGGTCTCGTGATCGTGCGCACCGGCATCGACTCCGTGATGGGGAGCGGCTTCGTCATCACGCCGTCGGGGTACTTCGTCACCAACCGGCACGTGGTGCAGGGTGACGCCGGTGCCACTCCGCGGTCGATCGACGTGATCATGGCCGACACGCGCACGCCGCTCCCCGCCGACCTGATCGCCGTGAGCGCGCCGAACGAGCCCGACATCGCGGTACTCAGGATCCGCAATTACCGCGGCGACGTGGTCCGGTCGGTGGACTGGCAGGGCACGGGAGTTCATCAGGGTGGTCCGGCTGCGCTCATCGGCTTTCCCTACGGCACCCAGCTCGCTTTCGATCAGACGCGCTTCGTGCGGACGTCGATGTTCGCCGGCATCATCTCTCAGGTCACGGCCGAGTACATCAGGTTCGGCGGCACTACCTTCCGCGGCGCTTCAGGCAGCCCGATCTTCAATGCGGAGGGCACCGTGATCGCGGTGCATTTCGGGGGCCTGAGCGAAGGGCAGGGTCTGGGTTTCTCGGTTCCGGTGCGACGGGTGCTTCGGTACTTGCCTGCCGACGCGCGCGCGGAGGTGGGGCACTGA